A window from Macaca thibetana thibetana isolate TM-01 chromosome 7, ASM2454274v1, whole genome shotgun sequence encodes these proteins:
- the TSPAN3 gene encoding tetraspanin-3 isoform X1, with product MGQCGITSSKTVLVFLNLIFWGAAGILCYVGAYVFITYDDYDHFFEDVYTLIPAVVIIAVGALLFIIGLIGCCATIRESRCGLATFVIILLLVFVTEVVVVVLGYVYRAKVENEVDRSIQKVYKTYNGTNPDAASRAIDYVQRQLHCCGIHNYSDWENTDWFKETKNQSVPLSCCRETASNCNGSLAHPSDLYAEGCEALVVKKLQEIMMHVIWAALAFAAIQLLGMLCACIVLCRRSRDPAYELLITGGTYA from the exons GGGGCAGCTGGCATTTTATGCTATGTGGGAGCCTATGTCTTCATCACTTATGATGACTATGACCACTTCTTTGAAGATGTGTACACGCTCATCCCTGCTGTAGTGATCATAGCTGTAGGAGCCCTGCTTTTCATCATTGGGCTAATTGGCTGCTGTGCCACAATCCGGGAAAGTCGCTGTGGACTTGCCACG TTTGTCATCATCCTGCTCTTGGTTTTTGTCACAGAAGTTGTTGTAGTGGTTTTGGGATATGTTTACAGAGCAAAG GTGGAAAATGAGGTTGATCGCAGTATTCAGAAAGTGTATAAGACCTACAATGGAACCAACCCTGACGCTGCTAGCCGGGCTATTGATTATGTACAGAGACAG CTGCATTGTTGTGGAATTCACAACTACTCAGACTGGGAAAATACAGATTGGTTCAAAGAAACGAAAAACCAGAGTGTCCCTCTTAGCTGCTGCAGAGAGACTGCCAGCAATTGTAATGGCAGCCTGGCCCACCCTTCTGACCTCTATGCTGAG GGGTGTGAGGCTCTAGTTGTGAAGAAGCTACAAGAAATCATGATGCATGTGATCTGGGCTGCACTGGCATTTGCAGCTATTCAG cTGCTGGGCATGCTGTGTGCCTGCATCGTGTTGTGCAGAAGGAGTAGAGATCCTGCTTATGAGCTCCTCATCACTGGTGGAACCTATGCATAG
- the PSTPIP1 gene encoding proline-serine-threonine phosphatase-interacting protein 1 isoform X1 yields MMPQLQFKDAFWCRDFTAHTGYEVLLQRLLDGRKMCKDMEELLRQRAQAEERYGKELVQIARKAGGQTEINSLRASFDSLKQQMENVGSSHIQLALTLREELRSLEEFRERQKEQRKKYEAVMDRVQKSKLSLYKKAMESKKTYEQKCRDADDAEQAFERISANGQQKQVEKSQNKAKQCKDSAAEAERVYRQSITQLEKVRAEWEQEHRTTCEAFQLQEFDRLTILRNALWVHSNQLSMQCVKDDELYEEVRLTLEGCSIDADIDGFIQAKSTGTEPPAPVPYQNYYDREVTPLASSPSVQPSCGMIKRFSGLLHGSPKTTSLAASAASTETLTPTPERNEGVYAAIAVQEMQGNPASPAQEYRALYDYTAQNPDELDLSAGDILEVILEGEDGWWTVERNGQRGFVPGSYLEKL; encoded by the exons TGCAGGGACTTCACAGCCCACACGGGCTACGAGGTGCTGCTGCAGCGGCTTCTGGATGGCAGGAAGATGTGCAAAGACATGGAGGAGCTACTGAGGCAGAG ggccCAGGCGGAGGAGCGGTACGGGAAGGAACTGGTGCAGATCGCACGGAAGGCAGGAGGCCAGACGGAGATCAA CTCCCTGAGGGCCTCCTTTGACTCCTTGAAGCAGC AAATGGAGAATGTGGGCAGCTCACACATCCAACTGGCCCTGACCCTGCGTGAGGAGCTGCGGAGTCTCGAGGAGTTCCGTGAGAGGCAGAAGGAGCAGAGGAAGAAG TATGAGGCCGTCATGGACCGGGTCCAGAAGAGCAAGCTGTCGCTCTACAAGAAGGCCATGGAG TCCAAGAAGACTTACGAGCAGAAGTGCCGGGATGCAGACGACGCCGAGCAGGCCTTCGAGCGCATTAGCGCCAACGGCCAACAGAAGCAGGTGGAGAAG AGTCAGAACAAAGCCAAGCAGTGCAAGGACTCAGCCGCTGAGGCAG AGCGGGTATACAGGCAGAGCATCACGCAGCTGGAGAAGGTCCGAGCTGAGTGGGAGCAGGAACACCGGACCACCTGTGAG GCCTTTCAGCTGCAAGAGTTTGACCGGCTGACCATTCTCCGCAATGCCCTGTGGGTGCACAGCAACCAGCTCTCCATGCAGTGTGTCAAGGATGATGAG CTCTACGAGGAAGTGCGGCTGACGCTGGAAGGCTGCAGCATAGACGCTGACATCGACGGCTTCATCCAGGCCAAGAGCACGGGCACCGAGCCCCCGG CTCCGGTGCCCTACCAGAACTACTATGATCGGGAGGTCACCCCACTGGCCAGCAGCCCCAGCGTACAGCCATCCTGCGGCATGATAAAGAG gtTCTCTGGACTGCTGCACGGAAGTCCCAAGACCACTTCGTTGGCAGCTTCTGCTG CCTCCACAGAGACCCTGACCCCCACCCCTGAGCGGAATGAGGGTGTCTACGCAGCCATCGCAGTGCAGGAGATGCAGGGAAACCCAGCCTCACCAGCCCAGGAGTACCGGGCGCTCTACGACTATACAGCGCAG AACCCGGATGAGCTGGACCTCTCCGCGGGAGACATCCTGGAGGTGATCCTGGAGGGGGAGGATGGCTGGTGGACCGTGGAGAGGAATGGGCAGCGTGGCTTCGTCCCTGGTTCCTACCTGGAGAAGCTTTGA
- the TSPAN3 gene encoding tetraspanin-3 isoform X2: MWEPMSSSLMMTMTTSLKMCTRALLFIIGLIGCCATIRESRCGLATFVIILLLVFVTEVVVVVLGYVYRAKVENEVDRSIQKVYKTYNGTNPDAASRAIDYVQRQLHCCGIHNYSDWENTDWFKETKNQSVPLSCCRETASNCNGSLAHPSDLYAEGCEALVVKKLQEIMMHVIWAALAFAAIQLLGMLCACIVLCRRSRDPAYELLITGGTYA; this comes from the exons ATGTGGGAGCCTATGTCTTCATCACTTATGATGACTATGACCACTTCTTTGAAGATGTGTACAC GAGCCCTGCTTTTCATCATTGGGCTAATTGGCTGCTGTGCCACAATCCGGGAAAGTCGCTGTGGACTTGCCACG TTTGTCATCATCCTGCTCTTGGTTTTTGTCACAGAAGTTGTTGTAGTGGTTTTGGGATATGTTTACAGAGCAAAG GTGGAAAATGAGGTTGATCGCAGTATTCAGAAAGTGTATAAGACCTACAATGGAACCAACCCTGACGCTGCTAGCCGGGCTATTGATTATGTACAGAGACAG CTGCATTGTTGTGGAATTCACAACTACTCAGACTGGGAAAATACAGATTGGTTCAAAGAAACGAAAAACCAGAGTGTCCCTCTTAGCTGCTGCAGAGAGACTGCCAGCAATTGTAATGGCAGCCTGGCCCACCCTTCTGACCTCTATGCTGAG GGGTGTGAGGCTCTAGTTGTGAAGAAGCTACAAGAAATCATGATGCATGTGATCTGGGCTGCACTGGCATTTGCAGCTATTCAG cTGCTGGGCATGCTGTGTGCCTGCATCGTGTTGTGCAGAAGGAGTAGAGATCCTGCTTATGAGCTCCTCATCACTGGTGGAACCTATGCATAG
- the PSTPIP1 gene encoding proline-serine-threonine phosphatase-interacting protein 1 isoform X2: MMPQLQFKDAFWCRDFTAHTGYEVLLQRLLDGRKMCKDMEELLRQRAQAEERYGKELVQIARKAGGQTEINSLRASFDSLKQQMENVGSSHIQLALTLREELRSLEEFRERQKEQRKKYEAVMDRVQKSKLSLYKKAMESKKTYEQKCRDADDAEQAFERISANGQQKQVEKSQNKAKQCKDSAAEAERVYRQSITQLEKVRAEWEQEHRTTCEAFQLQEFDRLTILRNALWVHSNQLSMQCVKDDELYEEVRLTLEGCSIDADIDGFIQAKSTGTEPPAPVPYQNYYDREVTPLASSPSVQPSCGMIKRFSGLLHGSPKTTSLAASAETLTPTPERNEGVYAAIAVQEMQGNPASPAQEYRALYDYTAQNPDELDLSAGDILEVILEGEDGWWTVERNGQRGFVPGSYLEKL, from the exons TGCAGGGACTTCACAGCCCACACGGGCTACGAGGTGCTGCTGCAGCGGCTTCTGGATGGCAGGAAGATGTGCAAAGACATGGAGGAGCTACTGAGGCAGAG ggccCAGGCGGAGGAGCGGTACGGGAAGGAACTGGTGCAGATCGCACGGAAGGCAGGAGGCCAGACGGAGATCAA CTCCCTGAGGGCCTCCTTTGACTCCTTGAAGCAGC AAATGGAGAATGTGGGCAGCTCACACATCCAACTGGCCCTGACCCTGCGTGAGGAGCTGCGGAGTCTCGAGGAGTTCCGTGAGAGGCAGAAGGAGCAGAGGAAGAAG TATGAGGCCGTCATGGACCGGGTCCAGAAGAGCAAGCTGTCGCTCTACAAGAAGGCCATGGAG TCCAAGAAGACTTACGAGCAGAAGTGCCGGGATGCAGACGACGCCGAGCAGGCCTTCGAGCGCATTAGCGCCAACGGCCAACAGAAGCAGGTGGAGAAG AGTCAGAACAAAGCCAAGCAGTGCAAGGACTCAGCCGCTGAGGCAG AGCGGGTATACAGGCAGAGCATCACGCAGCTGGAGAAGGTCCGAGCTGAGTGGGAGCAGGAACACCGGACCACCTGTGAG GCCTTTCAGCTGCAAGAGTTTGACCGGCTGACCATTCTCCGCAATGCCCTGTGGGTGCACAGCAACCAGCTCTCCATGCAGTGTGTCAAGGATGATGAG CTCTACGAGGAAGTGCGGCTGACGCTGGAAGGCTGCAGCATAGACGCTGACATCGACGGCTTCATCCAGGCCAAGAGCACGGGCACCGAGCCCCCGG CTCCGGTGCCCTACCAGAACTACTATGATCGGGAGGTCACCCCACTGGCCAGCAGCCCCAGCGTACAGCCATCCTGCGGCATGATAAAGAG gtTCTCTGGACTGCTGCACGGAAGTCCCAAGACCACTTCGTTGGCAGCTTCTGCTG AGACCCTGACCCCCACCCCTGAGCGGAATGAGGGTGTCTACGCAGCCATCGCAGTGCAGGAGATGCAGGGAAACCCAGCCTCACCAGCCCAGGAGTACCGGGCGCTCTACGACTATACAGCGCAG AACCCGGATGAGCTGGACCTCTCCGCGGGAGACATCCTGGAGGTGATCCTGGAGGGGGAGGATGGCTGGTGGACCGTGGAGAGGAATGGGCAGCGTGGCTTCGTCCCTGGTTCCTACCTGGAGAAGCTTTGA
- the PSTPIP1 gene encoding proline-serine-threonine phosphatase-interacting protein 1 isoform X3, protein MHFGAQAEERYGKELVQIARKAGGQTEINSLRASFDSLKQQMENVGSSHIQLALTLREELRSLEEFRERQKEQRKKYEAVMDRVQKSKLSLYKKAMESKKTYEQKCRDADDAEQAFERISANGQQKQVEKSQNKAKQCKDSAAEAERVYRQSITQLEKVRAEWEQEHRTTCEAFQLQEFDRLTILRNALWVHSNQLSMQCVKDDELYEEVRLTLEGCSIDADIDGFIQAKSTGTEPPAPVPYQNYYDREVTPLASSPSVQPSCGMIKRFSGLLHGSPKTTSLAASAASTETLTPTPERNEGVYAAIAVQEMQGNPASPAQEYRALYDYTAQNPDELDLSAGDILEVILEGEDGWWTVERNGQRGFVPGSYLEKL, encoded by the exons ggccCAGGCGGAGGAGCGGTACGGGAAGGAACTGGTGCAGATCGCACGGAAGGCAGGAGGCCAGACGGAGATCAA CTCCCTGAGGGCCTCCTTTGACTCCTTGAAGCAGC AAATGGAGAATGTGGGCAGCTCACACATCCAACTGGCCCTGACCCTGCGTGAGGAGCTGCGGAGTCTCGAGGAGTTCCGTGAGAGGCAGAAGGAGCAGAGGAAGAAG TATGAGGCCGTCATGGACCGGGTCCAGAAGAGCAAGCTGTCGCTCTACAAGAAGGCCATGGAG TCCAAGAAGACTTACGAGCAGAAGTGCCGGGATGCAGACGACGCCGAGCAGGCCTTCGAGCGCATTAGCGCCAACGGCCAACAGAAGCAGGTGGAGAAG AGTCAGAACAAAGCCAAGCAGTGCAAGGACTCAGCCGCTGAGGCAG AGCGGGTATACAGGCAGAGCATCACGCAGCTGGAGAAGGTCCGAGCTGAGTGGGAGCAGGAACACCGGACCACCTGTGAG GCCTTTCAGCTGCAAGAGTTTGACCGGCTGACCATTCTCCGCAATGCCCTGTGGGTGCACAGCAACCAGCTCTCCATGCAGTGTGTCAAGGATGATGAG CTCTACGAGGAAGTGCGGCTGACGCTGGAAGGCTGCAGCATAGACGCTGACATCGACGGCTTCATCCAGGCCAAGAGCACGGGCACCGAGCCCCCGG CTCCGGTGCCCTACCAGAACTACTATGATCGGGAGGTCACCCCACTGGCCAGCAGCCCCAGCGTACAGCCATCCTGCGGCATGATAAAGAG gtTCTCTGGACTGCTGCACGGAAGTCCCAAGACCACTTCGTTGGCAGCTTCTGCTG CCTCCACAGAGACCCTGACCCCCACCCCTGAGCGGAATGAGGGTGTCTACGCAGCCATCGCAGTGCAGGAGATGCAGGGAAACCCAGCCTCACCAGCCCAGGAGTACCGGGCGCTCTACGACTATACAGCGCAG AACCCGGATGAGCTGGACCTCTCCGCGGGAGACATCCTGGAGGTGATCCTGGAGGGGGAGGATGGCTGGTGGACCGTGGAGAGGAATGGGCAGCGTGGCTTCGTCCCTGGTTCCTACCTGGAGAAGCTTTGA